A stretch of the Pseudorasbora parva isolate DD20220531a chromosome 13, ASM2467924v1, whole genome shotgun sequence genome encodes the following:
- the igf3 gene encoding insulin-like growth factor 3, with amino-acid sequence MPSDGMPACQARRLQILTGFMLKVPSWRSVCVLYSLYCVVSLPEASEAAKARCGRELVADLEFVCGDRGFYRGKPGAARSGGPRSRGKGIVEQCCVRGCDLQHLESYCAKPKKVRRDVPASLQQTLEDQFWLVFQRRYQKQAEMKREEEAASQRLRERKLYRWNNRDSVLLNTNTPNRPPSTHQHPSTEKMTSRPTFISHIR; translated from the exons atgCCATCAGACGGAATGCCAGCCTGTCAAGCCAGACGCCTTCAGATTCTTACAGGATTCATGCTGAAG GTGCCCAGCTGGCGAAGTGTGTGCGTCCTCTACTCCCTATACTGCGTTGTAAGTCTGCCGGAAGCCAGCGAAGCGGCCAAAGCGCGATGTGGACGGGAACTAGTTGCTGACCTGGAGTTTGTGTGTGGAGACCGTGGCTTTTACAGAG GCAAACCTGGAGCAGCCCGTAGCGGTGGTCCTCGCTCTCGTGGGAAAGGGATTGTCGAGCAGTGTTGCGTTCGGGGATGTGACCTCCAGCATTTGGAGTCGTACTGTGCCAAACCCAAGAAGGTGCGCCGTGACGTCCCAGCATCTCTACAGCAGACTTTG GAAGATCAGTTTTGGCTGGTGTTTCAGCGGCGATACCAGAAGCAAGCAGAGATGAAGAGAGAGGAGGAAGCTGCATCTCAAAGACTCAGAGAGCGGAAGCTTTACCGGTGGAACAACAGAGATTCAGTATTACTAAACACCAACACGCCCAACCGGCCCCCTTCAACACACCAACATCCTTCCACTGAAAAAATGACATCAAGGCCGACATTTATCTCCCACATCCGATAG
- the serping1 gene encoding plasma protease C1 inhibitor, translating to MGLKPLPFESISATESSAMYRILLLLCAGLSLSTCDITVLQSSSISLPCLPDDAPKLVDSTYTWSFTSAQTQQQHTLEEKGNILNFRSINANDNGQYKCVQEGYKGEGRVRLSRTFTIRVEAPPPFQEWQVIKMEALNDVTLPCQVAEFLSSSETKSPPVVWKREKEGMVPLKPGKDTDDQEEKDTTPQRVFWDARPEEQDWAIKISKVREEDAGMYHCVITDSSKTLLVELEVQAPPLPFCFGHTDPWEACLDSDSRSGQAILQESLREFSTYVYSDLKSSKPNTNLIFSPVSIAAALYNLLLGARGETRTQLEYALKLPPKFSCLHSEIKKLQQVLKGTLTMASAMFYSPAQQLGESFINQSLEFYDAIPQKLTNDSDLNVKLINDWVADKTNKKITDLIEEVDSSTSFVLLNAVYFNGKWKTVFESTNKWEKFTMFSDQTKDVMTLYSSKYNLQMGYIKNLKADVGKFLLTGKNSLYILVPPTSSEKDFILMEKNINYKSIEDMVSEINKIPVQPAEVTLPIIKLTKITPLEDLLRNLDLSDLFLKPNLCGMFPEESESFISDVRHSAFLSLTEKGVEAAAATSISYSRSFSSFSALRPFVLILWNDEAGAPLFMGRIIDP from the exons ATGGGCTTAAAGCCTCTTCCATTTGAAAGTATATCTGC GACTGAATCCAGCGCTATGTACCGCATCCTCCTGTTGCTCTGTGCAGGC CTTTCCCTGTCTACCTGCGACATCACTGTTCTGCAAAGCTCCAGTATTTCCCTTCCTTGTCTCCCTGATGATGCCCCTAAGCTGGTAGACTCTACATACACCTGGAGCTTCACGTCTGCTCAGACACAGCAACAGCACACACTGGAGGAGAAGGGTAACATCTTGAACTTCAGAAGCATAAATGCCAATGACAATGGGCAGTACAAGTGTGTGCAGGAAGGCTATAAAGGAGAGGGTCGTGTAAGGTTGAGCAGAACATTCACGATACGTGTGGAAG caCCCCCACCCTTTCAGGAATGGCAGGTCATCAAAATGGAAGCTTTGAATGATGTGACGCTTCCGTGCCAGGTTGCTGAATTTCTCTCTTCTAGTGAAACAAAATCACCCCCTGTTGTCTGGAAACGAGAGAAAGAAGGTATGGTGCCTCTCAAGCCTGGCAAAGACACAGACGACCAAGAAGAGAAAGACACGACACCTCAGAGGGTTTTCTGGGACGCGAGGCCTGAGGAACAGGACTGGGCGATTAAAATTAGTAAGGTCAGAGAAGAAGATGCTGGGATGTACCATTGTGTCATAACAGATTCATCTAAGACGCTGTTGGTGGAGCTGGAAGTGCAAG CCCCTCCTCTGCCATTCTGCTTTGGCCACACTGACccatgggaagcctgtttggaTTCAGACAGCAGATCAGGGCAGGCAATTCTGCAGGAATCTCTCAGAGAATTCTCCACCTATGTGTACAGCGATCTTAAAAGTTCAAAACCCAACACCAACTTGATCTTCTCCCCAGTCAGCATTGCGGCAGCTCTTTATAACTTGCTATTGG GTGCTCGAGGTGAGACCAGAACACAGTTGGAATATGCTCTCAAGCTTCCTCCAAAATTCTCCTGCCTGCATTCTGAAATAAAGAAACTGCAACAAGTATTGAAAGGCACACTGACAATGGCATCTGCCATGTTTTATTCCCCAG CGCAACAGTTGGGAGAATCTTTTATTAACCAATCACTGGAGTTCTATGATGCCATACCACAGAAGCTGACCAATGACAGTGATTTAAATGTGAAGCTCATCAATGATTGGGTGGCAGAtaagacaaacaaaaaaatcactgaCTTAATCGAAGAGGTGGATTCATCCACCTCGTTTGTTCTGTTAAATGCTGTCTACTTCAATG GTAAATGGAAGACCGTATTTGAGTCCACAAACAAATGGGAAAAGTTCACTATGTTTTCAGATCAGACCAAAGATGTGATGACTCTCTACAGCTCTAAATACAACCTTCAAATGGGCTACATCAAAAATTTAAAGGCTGAT GTTGGAAAGTTCCTTCTTACAGGCAAAAACAGCCTGTACATACTGGTCCCACCTACATCGTCAGAAAAAGACTTCATATTGATGGAGAAGAACATAAACTACAAATCTATTGAAGACATGGTTTCTGAGATTAACAAAATCCCAGTCCAACCTGCTGAGGTCACACTGCCCATAATTAAACTGACAAAGATCACACCATTGGAAGATTTACTGAGAAATCTAG ATTTGTCAGACCTCTTCTTAAAGCCTAACTTGTGTGGAATGTTTCCGGAGGAATCTGAATCATTCATCTCAGATGTTCGTCACAGCGCCTTTCTCTCGCTCACAGAGAAGGGAGTGGAGGCCGCCGCAGCCACAAGCATTTCTTATTCTCGCTCCTTCTCTAGCTTCTCGGCTCTGCGGCCCTTCGTTCTGATACTGTGGAACGACGAGGCTGGCGCTCCTCTTTTCATGGGAAGAATTATTGATCCATAA